A single genomic interval of Zobellia nedashkovskayae harbors:
- a CDS encoding SDR family oxidoreductase → MNDLFQLKDKTIALSGGTGVLGGSIAEYLVKNGARVILLGRLADKLDDKRNMLNRISNNSTVSYVVDVMEEKELVSLREQIKEAHGAIGGLINLAGGNLPGATLRPDQTVFDISLEDTKQVVDLNLFGSVLPTIVLSQLMAEQGYGSIINISSMASKQSITRVLGYSMAKAGIDIFTKWMAEELATKFSDKIRVNAIAPGFFIGNQNRKILINEDGSHTERSKKILAKTPMNRFGDASELNGMVHYLLSEASSFVTGTVYDVDGGFNSFAGV, encoded by the coding sequence ATGAACGACCTTTTTCAATTAAAAGATAAAACAATTGCCCTTTCCGGAGGGACCGGAGTTTTGGGTGGTTCTATTGCTGAATATTTGGTTAAAAATGGTGCTAGAGTAATACTCCTTGGCAGATTGGCAGATAAGTTAGATGACAAAAGAAATATGCTAAACCGTATTTCTAACAATAGTACGGTCTCTTATGTTGTAGACGTAATGGAAGAAAAGGAATTGGTTTCCTTGCGAGAGCAAATAAAGGAAGCTCATGGTGCAATAGGTGGTCTAATTAACTTGGCTGGAGGGAATTTGCCAGGTGCAACACTGCGTCCCGATCAAACCGTTTTTGATATTTCTTTGGAGGATACAAAACAAGTAGTAGACCTTAATCTTTTTGGTAGTGTACTGCCAACTATTGTTCTAAGTCAATTAATGGCGGAGCAGGGGTATGGTTCCATCATAAATATATCTTCCATGGCATCAAAACAATCTATAACTCGGGTTTTGGGGTATTCTATGGCAAAAGCAGGTATTGATATTTTTACCAAGTGGATGGCAGAGGAATTGGCAACAAAATTCAGTGATAAGATTAGGGTAAATGCCATTGCTCCAGGTTTTTTTATTGGCAATCAGAATAGAAAAATATTAATAAACGAAGATGGTTCCCATACGGAGCGAAGCAAAAAAATACTAGCAAAAACACCTATGAATCGTTTTGGGGACGCCTCCGAATTAAACGGGATGGTACATTACCTTTTAAGTGAAGCCTCTTCATTTGTAACGGGAACAGTGTACGATGTAGATGGAGGTTTCAATTCTTTTGCGGGAGTATAA
- a CDS encoding putative oxidoreductase C-terminal domain-containing protein — translation MKNKIPFLLLLLCIACGEKKTDTKMVEAKTTNKVKLMTLNPGHFHAALVHKTMYPQVDSTIYLFAPNGPEVQDFLTKINSYNSREKLPTAWKVEKHLGNDYLKKMIADKPGNVMIVAGKNSKKIDYVLEAVKAGLNVYADKPLVINPDGFKKLQQAFEIAEKNGVLIYDIMTERFESTTLMQKTFSDLPEIFGELIDGTPDEPAIIKESVHHFFKYVSGQPLVRPAWFFDVNEEGEGIVDVTTHLVDLVQWEAFPNQVIDTNNIEMVKAKRWPTVLTTDEFQKVTGLDSYPDYLKKDIKDDNLNIFCNGEMVYKINGKHAKVSVIWNYQAPEGTGDTHYSIMRGTKSDLIIKQGEEEGYKPTLYITPKQQQGFEGLLNKAIEGKIATQFSGTTMKKMNDGSYKINIPDSFKIGHEAHFGQVTENYLKYLEAGELPEWEVPNMISKYYTTTKAYELAKKK, via the coding sequence ATGAAAAATAAAATTCCATTTTTACTTTTGCTACTTTGCATTGCGTGTGGCGAAAAAAAAACTGATACCAAAATGGTGGAAGCAAAGACAACAAACAAAGTGAAGTTAATGACCTTAAATCCAGGACATTTTCATGCTGCTTTGGTTCATAAAACCATGTATCCTCAAGTAGACTCTACTATATACCTTTTCGCCCCAAATGGTCCCGAAGTACAGGATTTTTTAACTAAGATAAACTCCTATAATTCTCGTGAAAAGCTACCTACAGCTTGGAAAGTTGAAAAACATTTAGGTAATGATTACCTCAAAAAAATGATTGCCGATAAACCCGGTAACGTTATGATCGTTGCCGGTAAGAACAGTAAAAAAATAGATTATGTTCTTGAGGCGGTAAAAGCTGGGCTTAATGTCTATGCAGATAAGCCTTTGGTGATTAATCCAGATGGATTTAAGAAACTGCAACAAGCTTTTGAGATAGCCGAAAAGAATGGGGTTTTGATTTATGATATCATGACGGAACGTTTTGAGTCTACTACTTTAATGCAGAAAACTTTTTCAGATTTGCCAGAGATATTTGGAGAATTAATTGATGGTACACCAGATGAACCTGCAATCATTAAAGAGAGTGTACATCATTTTTTTAAGTATGTTTCCGGTCAGCCGTTGGTGCGTCCGGCTTGGTTTTTTGATGTAAACGAAGAAGGAGAAGGCATCGTAGATGTTACAACTCACTTGGTGGATTTGGTGCAATGGGAAGCTTTTCCTAATCAAGTTATCGATACCAACAACATAGAAATGGTAAAAGCCAAACGTTGGCCTACTGTACTTACTACAGACGAGTTTCAAAAAGTTACTGGGTTAGACAGTTACCCTGATTATTTGAAAAAAGATATAAAGGATGATAATCTGAACATATTCTGTAATGGAGAAATGGTTTACAAAATAAACGGGAAACATGCTAAAGTTTCTGTGATATGGAACTACCAAGCTCCTGAGGGCACAGGCGATACGCATTACAGTATTATGCGAGGCACTAAAAGTGACTTGATTATTAAACAGGGAGAAGAAGAAGGTTATAAACCCACTTTATATATAACACCAAAACAACAACAGGGGTTTGAAGGACTATTGAATAAAGCGATTGAGGGTAAAATAGCAACTCAATTTTCGGGTACGACCATGAAGAAAATGAATGATGGTAGTTATAAAATTAATATACCGGATTCATTTAAAATTGGTCATGAAGCTCATTTTGGACAGGTAACCGAAAATTATTTAAAGTACTTGGAAGCTGGTGAGCTTCCTGAATGGGAAGTACCCAATATGATAAGTAAATATTATACAACAACTAAAGCTTACGAACTAGCCAAGAAAAAGTAG
- a CDS encoding Gfo/Idh/MocA family protein — translation MERRKFINRTALSTAALVGFPSIVPAHVLGKNAPSNKINIGQIGCGRIARSHDIHDTIRFDQANYLAVCDVDSKRADDAKLLVDGFYQKKTGKAKYDRTKLYDDYREMLLNKDIDAVVISTPDHWHSQPAMEAAFAGKDIYVQKPTSLTVREGQQLRDVVQKTGAILQVGTQQRAMPQFRIAAELVRNGRIGKIHTVKIGLPGDPAGPVAPEMPIPSNLNFDMWLGSTPEVPYTEIGVHPQEGYDRPGWLRSRNYGAGMITGWGQHHYDSAAWGMNTELGGPISVEALAEFPKLGLWNVHGDFFVKHEYDNGITVYTSGGYTNGIRYEGSDGWIFVSRGSYQASATDPVDKEKSSKALNASDPKILESVIGENEIHLEKIDDQHGNWLDCIKTRKAPISPIEKGHKACTVCLISDIAMQFDRKLEWDYNKEVFINDDEANAMLHREQRKPYGTDYVKS, via the coding sequence ATGGAAAGAAGAAAATTTATAAACAGAACAGCTTTAAGTACTGCCGCTTTGGTGGGGTTTCCTAGCATTGTACCTGCCCATGTTTTGGGAAAAAATGCTCCAAGTAATAAAATAAACATTGGTCAGATTGGTTGTGGCCGTATTGCCAGAAGCCATGATATTCATGATACAATCAGGTTTGATCAAGCCAACTATTTGGCAGTTTGTGATGTTGACTCAAAAAGAGCGGATGATGCCAAACTTTTGGTTGATGGCTTCTACCAGAAAAAAACAGGGAAGGCTAAATATGACCGAACCAAGTTATATGATGATTACAGAGAAATGCTTTTGAACAAAGATATTGATGCTGTAGTTATTAGTACTCCGGACCATTGGCATTCGCAACCTGCTATGGAAGCTGCTTTCGCAGGTAAAGATATTTACGTGCAAAAACCTACATCCTTAACGGTAAGGGAAGGTCAGCAGTTAAGAGATGTTGTTCAGAAAACAGGTGCCATTTTACAAGTAGGTACACAACAACGTGCTATGCCCCAATTTAGAATTGCGGCAGAATTAGTAAGAAACGGAAGAATAGGAAAAATTCATACCGTAAAAATAGGGTTACCCGGTGATCCTGCAGGTCCTGTAGCTCCAGAGATGCCCATACCTTCTAATCTTAATTTTGATATGTGGTTAGGATCTACTCCAGAAGTTCCTTATACGGAAATTGGCGTACATCCGCAGGAAGGATATGACCGTCCAGGCTGGTTGCGTTCTCGTAATTATGGTGCTGGTATGATTACCGGTTGGGGACAGCACCATTATGATTCTGCCGCTTGGGGTATGAATACAGAATTGGGAGGACCTATATCTGTTGAGGCCTTAGCAGAATTCCCAAAATTGGGTTTGTGGAACGTACACGGAGATTTCTTTGTGAAGCATGAATATGATAATGGTATTACGGTTTACACTAGTGGAGGCTATACCAACGGAATTCGTTACGAAGGCTCAGATGGATGGATTTTTGTCTCTCGTGGCTCGTATCAAGCTTCGGCTACAGACCCAGTGGATAAAGAGAAGAGTAGTAAAGCGTTAAACGCTTCGGATCCTAAAATTTTAGAATCCGTAATTGGTGAAAATGAAATACACCTTGAAAAAATTGATGATCAGCATGGCAACTGGTTAGATTGTATAAAGACCAGAAAAGCTCCAATTTCACCTATTGAAAAAGGTCATAAAGCCTGTACTGTCTGTCTAATAAGCGATATCGCTATGCAGTTTGATAGAAAACTGGAGTGGGATTATAACAAAGAAGTATTTATAAATGATGACGAAGCGAATGCCATGTTACATCGTGAGCAAAGAAAACCTTATGGAACGGATTACGTAAAGTCTTAA